Within Sorangiineae bacterium MSr11367, the genomic segment AGCCAAAAAGGTCGATGCCGTAAATGGACCGCGTACCGCGGTAAAGCGGTATTCGGTATTCGACGCTCACCTTGGCCGCGTAAGTGCCATATCGAATTTCCTGAATGCTGGTGTCCAGAAAATTGGGCGCGGCGCGGCGGTCGAAATTCAAATCGAGAACGCGGTCGGGCAGCAGGTCGGTGAAGTCGCCCACGTAAAACCGCTCGAACAAGGGCGCATCGCCGAAGATGCTGCCCGCGAAGCCCTCGAGCCGCAGCACGTGGCCCCACGACAGCGGAAACCAATGCGAGGCGCGCACTTGCAACTTCGCATAGGGATAATCGGTCCCCAGCGGCGACAGCGACAGCTCGGAGAGCAGCGACATGAACGTGCCGCGCGTGGGCAAGAACGGCTCGTCGCGCGTGTCGTGCACCATGGTGGCGCGCAAGGTCGAAATGAGCGAGCTACCGCCGTGGATGTGAAAATCGATGGGCTCCACGTCCCGGCCGCGCACGTGGCTGGCCGCCCGGGGCAGGTTGGCGTCGATCTTCTCGAATCGGTAGTCGAGAAAGAGCTGCGTGGAGGAGCCCAGATCATGGCCCACGCCCACCGAGCCGCCGAAGCGGCGGTAGGAGGCCACGGCGAAGTCCTGCCGGACCTCGGCGGTGGGATCGTCGACCAACGCGTCGCGGTTTCCGAAGAAGTCCTTGGCGTTGTTGTAGAGCAGCTCGACGTTGGCCATCCACGGGGTGCCGCGGAATTGCGGATCGGAGAAGCGCGTGCGCAGCGCCAGCTGGCGATCGGCCAGCGCGATGGCCCCGCCCAAGGTGACGCCGGTGCCGGCGAGGTTGCGCTCCGACACATCGAGCCCGCCGTACGCGGTGAGCGGGCGAGCGCGGCCATCCGGTTCCGCGTCGGCGGACAAGCCGAGCCACAGGTCGTTCACCACGATGGTGTTGCGCTCGACGACGCTCACCACGAGCACGGCGTAGCCGCGCCGCGAACCCCGGCGGAGCGAGAGCTGCACGTCGCGGAAAAAGCCGGTCCCGAGCAGGCGAAAGCGCGTGACGGAGAGGTCCTTGTCGTCGACGTCGAGCGTATCGCCGGCTTTGAACCGGACGTAACGGAGCACCACGCGGGAAAGCGTGGTCGTGTTTCCTTGCACTTCGACGCCCTCGAGCCGATAGCGCAGGCCCACGTGTCCGGGCATATGGACGATGGCCTGCGAACGAGCTTCCTCCTCTTCCTCCGACGTCGGGTTGGGGGGCACGGGTTCCGAATCGCGTGCGTCGGGGTCTTTGGCCGGCGCGGGCGGTTTCGGCGGATCGGACCGGGAGGAGCCTTCGACCGGCGTCCCCACGGTGGTCGGCGGCGGCGGCGGCGGTGGCGCCGGCGGAGCCGTGGGCGCGGGCGGCGCATCGGACGGCTCGGGCGGCGTGCGCTCGCCGCCCCATGTGCGGACGGGCTGCGCGTGCGCGGTCGTCGCCGCCGCCAGCGCGAGCGCCACCGCGAGCTTACGCAGTTGCCGACGAACGAAGATCACGGACGTGCGTCGGGCTGGCGCTCAGGCATGGCCGCCTGGGCGGCTTCGCTGGAAAGGGCTGCCTCGGCCGCGGCCACGGCGCGGGGAAAGGCCGAGAGATCCACACCGAAGCGCTGGGCGCTGTACATCTGCGGCACGAGGAAAAGGTCTGCGGCGGTGAGCGTATCGCCATAGGCGAATCGCCCTTCGACCCCCTCCTTCTCATGAAGCGTCATAAGGCGTTCGACGCTGGCGAGGCCGCGCGTATTGAAGTGCTTCGCCCACTCCGTGCGCACCTTCGCATCCGAGCCCAGCCGATCGAGAACGGCCAGATTCTGCAGGGGCTGCGTTCCCGCGTTGATGACCTCGACGAGCGAGCGCACCCGCGCGCGGGCCCATGGCTCACGAGGATACAGCGGTGGATGGGGGAACAGCTCGTCCAGCAGCTCGATGATGGCCACCGATTCGACCACGGGCCGTCCGTCGATGAACAGACAGGGAACGTAGCCCGTGGGGCTGCGCTCGCGGTGTTCCTCGCCATGCTGCTCGCCCTCCCGCAGGTTCACCGCAACCGATTCGTAGGCGAGTTTTTTCAATTCGAGCGCAAAGCGGACACGGTAGGAGGACGAGGAACGCCAATAAGTGTAGAGACGTAGCGTTGGCATGGCGTCCCCATCTTCGCACGCGCGGTTGGCATGCGAACAGGGTAAGCAAGCGACGGCTGCAGCGGCGAGGTCATCGAACGGAGGGGCTATGGCGTACGCTGGCATTCTGTGCTCGGTTGCGGTTCTGGCGTTTTCGGCGCTTTCAGGGGTCGCGTGCGTCCAAGAAGACTGGGGCGGCCCGAAAGGTCCGCCCCTGGCCCAGGCATCCGCCCCGCCCCCGGCGGTGGTGTTGCCCCCCGATGGCGGCAGCGGCAAGACAGCGCTCACCTCGGGCGATGCGAGCGACCTCGGTGCGTCGCCCTCCCCTGGGTTCGACGCCGCCGGCTCGAATGAGAACAAAGACTCCGCCGGCCTGGTGCCCCGCGTGGATGCCACCTTGAGCGGAGGGAAGATTCCGGGCTTCGACGAGGCCATCGCCGGCATGCGCTCGACCTTGAAGGCATGCGTCGATGGCAAGGCCACGCCGAACGCGCGCATCGAGATCACCGCGAAGATCGGTCCCAAGGGCACGGTGCTCAAGAGTGACAAGGTCGGCGGGACCTCGTTCGCGCAAGGCGCGGTGCCCTGCTTGATGAAACGCATCGAAGCTGCGCAGTTCAAAAAGCCGACCGAAGGCTCCCCGCGCATCACGTTCCGCGTGCACATGTCGAACGAGTGACGCCACGGGCGCCACCTCCCCGTGAGCCCGATTCGGCGCACTTCCAATGCGTTGCGCCATGTTGTGACACCCGCTTGCTAAAGCGCGCGGAGGGGTACATCGTCGGACGCTATGAGCGACCAACCCCTCAGCGCAGATGAAATCGTCGCGTTGTCCAAGAAGCACACGATGTTCGAGTGGTCCGCGCAATCCGCGGTGGACCCCATCCCCGTTTCCCACGCCAAGGGCTCGTATTTTTATACGCCCGATGGAAAGCGGTACCTCGACTTCAATAGCCAATTGATGAGCGTGAACACCGGCCACGGCGATCCGCGCATCATCAAAGCGATTCAGGATCAGGCGGCCAAGCTGGCGTACGCCAACCCGTTCATGGCGCACGAACCGCGCGCGCGACTGGGGAAGAAGCTGGCGGAGCTCTGTCCCGGCGACATCGATGCGTTTTTCTTCACCAACGGCGGGGCCGAGGCGAACGAGAACGCCATCAAGATCGCGCGCATGTACACGGGCCGCTCGAAGATCCTCGCGCGTTACCGCTCGTACCACGGGGGTACCGCCGCGGCGATGGCGCTGACGGGCGATCCGCGCCGCTGGGCGGCGGAACCGAGCATCCCGGGCGTGGTCCGCTTTCCCGACTTTCACAAGTGGGGGCGCAGAGACCCCGAGCCGGTGAGCGAGTCGCTCCGCGACGTGGAAGAAGTCATCATGTTCGAGGGGGCCAAGAACATCGCCGCCATTTTGGTGGAGACGGTGGTCGGCACCAACGGCATCTTGATTCCGCCGGATGGATACATGCAGGGGCTTCGCGCCATCTGCGACAAGCACGGTATTTTGCTGATCTGCGACGAGGTCATGGCCGGCTTCGGGCGCACGGGCAAGTGGTTCGCGGTGGATCACTGGAAGGTGACACCCGACATCATCACGATGGCCAAGGGCCTCACGAGCAGCTACGTGCCGCTCGGCGCGGTGGGACTGCGGCGCAGCATTGCGGATCACTTCGACAAGAACGTGTTCTTCGCGGGCCTCACGTACAACAGCCATCCAATGGGCTGTGCCACGGCGCTGGCCACCATCGGTGTGTACGAAGCGGACGGTCTCATCGAGCGCGCGGCGAAGATGGGTGAAAGCCTGAAACGGCACCATCAGGCTTTGTACGAGAAGCACCCGTGTGTGGGCGCAACGCGATCCATCGGTCTATTCGGCATGGTGGAGCTCGTGCGCGACCGCAAGACCTTCGAGCCAATGGCCCCGTACAACGGGACGAGCGACGAGATGAAGGCGGTGCATGCGCACCTGAAGGAGAAGGGGCTCTACACGTTCGTGCGGTGGAACGGCATCATGACGAACCCGCCGTTGACGGTGTCGGAGGAGGAGCTCGCCGAGGGCTTCGCCATCATCGATTCGGCGCTTTCGCTCGTGGACAAATCCGCAAAGGCGTAACATCCGGGACGTGAGCGACGTCTCGGACAGCGATCTCGGGCGATTTCGAACGGTGCAGCGGCTCGCGTACGATTGCGCGGAAGCCATCGGCGCGAGCCTGCAACCGGGCATCACGGAGCGCGATGCGAC encodes:
- a CDS encoding BamA/TamA family outer membrane protein, with protein sequence MIFVRRQLRKLAVALALAAATTAHAQPVRTWGGERTPPEPSDAPPAPTAPPAPPPPPPPTTVGTPVEGSSRSDPPKPPAPAKDPDARDSEPVPPNPTSEEEEEARSQAIVHMPGHVGLRYRLEGVEVQGNTTTLSRVVLRYVRFKAGDTLDVDDKDLSVTRFRLLGTGFFRDVQLSLRRGSRRGYAVLVVSVVERNTIVVNDLWLGLSADAEPDGRARPLTAYGGLDVSERNLAGTGVTLGGAIALADRQLALRTRFSDPQFRGTPWMANVELLYNNAKDFFGNRDALVDDPTAEVRQDFAVASYRRFGGSVGVGHDLGSSTQLFLDYRFEKIDANLPRAASHVRGRDVEPIDFHIHGGSSLISTLRATMVHDTRDEPFLPTRGTFMSLLSELSLSPLGTDYPYAKLQVRASHWFPLSWGHVLRLEGFAGSIFGDAPLFERFYVGDFTDLLPDRVLDLNFDRRAAPNFLDTSIQEIRYGTYAAKVSVEYRIPLYRGTRSIYGIDLFGSVGLYGLTDDLNLRQPPSGYSGFSKVPIDLTFNAGLRIETNVGGFAFGIANLVGFIPVRSEGN
- the maiA gene encoding maleylacetoacetate isomerase, which codes for MPTLRLYTYWRSSSSYRVRFALELKKLAYESVAVNLREGEQHGEEHRERSPTGYVPCLFIDGRPVVESVAIIELLDELFPHPPLYPREPWARARVRSLVEVINAGTQPLQNLAVLDRLGSDAKVRTEWAKHFNTRGLASVERLMTLHEKEGVEGRFAYGDTLTAADLFLVPQMYSAQRFGVDLSAFPRAVAAAEAALSSEAAQAAMPERQPDARP
- a CDS encoding aminotransferase class III-fold pyridoxal phosphate-dependent enzyme; the encoded protein is MSDQPLSADEIVALSKKHTMFEWSAQSAVDPIPVSHAKGSYFYTPDGKRYLDFNSQLMSVNTGHGDPRIIKAIQDQAAKLAYANPFMAHEPRARLGKKLAELCPGDIDAFFFTNGGAEANENAIKIARMYTGRSKILARYRSYHGGTAAAMALTGDPRRWAAEPSIPGVVRFPDFHKWGRRDPEPVSESLRDVEEVIMFEGAKNIAAILVETVVGTNGILIPPDGYMQGLRAICDKHGILLICDEVMAGFGRTGKWFAVDHWKVTPDIITMAKGLTSSYVPLGAVGLRRSIADHFDKNVFFAGLTYNSHPMGCATALATIGVYEADGLIERAAKMGESLKRHHQALYEKHPCVGATRSIGLFGMVELVRDRKTFEPMAPYNGTSDEMKAVHAHLKEKGLYTFVRWNGIMTNPPLTVSEEELAEGFAIIDSALSLVDKSAKA